The following proteins come from a genomic window of Achromobacter sp. AONIH1:
- a CDS encoding ABC transporter substrate-binding protein: MRRTLIAIAIAAAVAVPSIGQAKTFRWAAQGDILTFDPHSQNEGMTIAANSYVYEPLVDYDKSFKVVPRLATEWEQVSPTLYRFKLRPGVKFHDGAAFTADDAVFSIHRAMAPTSNYKAYTTGIKEARKIDDLTLEVETSAPNPVLLRQLTNVFIMNKAWAEKHNIAKPQDYVNKEETYGARNTNGTGPYKLKTREVDVRTVFEENKDWWNKAGKVGNVTEVVFTPIKQNATRTAALLSGEIDFVLDPAAQDLDRLRQSAKVVEGNEYRTIYLGLDQKRPELQYSNIKGKNPFQDIRVREALYRAIDVDAIKRAVMRGLSAPTGTMIAPQVHGWAESVHKRVPYDPEKSRALLKEAGYDGTLNFTLDCPNNRYINDEAICQAVVGMWAKVGVKATLNAMPRSTYFPKVQSFDTSAYLFGWGVPTFDAMYTLQNLIRTKGEGADGMYNLGNYSNKELDAVIDSIKTQTDAAKRDADIIKVLEGHAKDFGHIPLHDQVIPWAMRKNVTVIHRADNRLVADWVKVD; this comes from the coding sequence ATGCGCCGCACTTTGATTGCTATCGCGATCGCCGCCGCCGTGGCCGTGCCCTCGATCGGACAGGCCAAGACTTTCCGCTGGGCCGCCCAGGGCGACATCCTCACCTTCGACCCGCACTCGCAGAACGAAGGCATGACCATCGCCGCCAACAGCTATGTGTACGAACCGCTGGTGGACTACGACAAGTCCTTCAAGGTGGTGCCGCGCCTGGCCACGGAGTGGGAGCAGGTCTCGCCCACGCTGTACCGTTTCAAGCTGCGCCCCGGCGTCAAGTTCCACGACGGCGCGGCCTTCACCGCCGACGACGCGGTGTTCTCGATCCACCGCGCCATGGCGCCGACCTCGAACTACAAGGCCTACACGACCGGCATCAAGGAAGCGCGCAAGATCGACGACCTGACCCTCGAGGTCGAAACGTCGGCGCCGAACCCGGTGCTGCTGCGCCAGCTGACCAACGTGTTCATCATGAACAAGGCCTGGGCGGAAAAGCACAACATCGCCAAGCCGCAGGATTACGTCAACAAGGAAGAGACCTACGGCGCCCGCAACACCAACGGCACCGGCCCCTACAAGCTGAAGACGCGCGAAGTCGACGTGCGCACCGTGTTCGAAGAGAACAAGGACTGGTGGAACAAGGCCGGCAAGGTCGGCAACGTGACCGAGGTGGTGTTCACCCCGATCAAGCAGAACGCCACCCGCACCGCGGCCCTGCTGTCCGGCGAGATCGACTTCGTGCTGGACCCGGCCGCCCAGGACCTGGACCGCCTGCGCCAGTCGGCCAAGGTGGTCGAGGGCAACGAATACCGCACCATCTACCTGGGCCTGGACCAGAAGCGTCCCGAGCTGCAGTACTCGAACATCAAGGGCAAGAACCCGTTCCAGGACATCCGCGTGCGCGAGGCGCTGTACCGCGCCATCGACGTGGACGCCATCAAGCGCGCCGTGATGCGCGGCCTGTCGGCGCCCACCGGCACCATGATCGCGCCGCAGGTGCACGGCTGGGCCGAATCGGTCCACAAGCGCGTGCCCTACGATCCCGAGAAGTCGCGCGCCCTGCTGAAGGAAGCCGGCTATGACGGCACGCTGAACTTCACGCTGGACTGCCCGAACAATCGCTACATCAACGACGAGGCGATCTGTCAGGCGGTGGTGGGCATGTGGGCCAAGGTCGGCGTGAAGGCCACGCTGAACGCGATGCCGCGCTCGACCTACTTCCCCAAGGTGCAGTCGTTCGACACCAGCGCCTATCTGTTCGGCTGGGGCGTGCCGACCTTCGACGCCATGTACACGCTGCAGAACCTGATCCGCACCAAGGGCGAGGGCGCGGACGGCATGTACAACCTGGGCAACTACAGCAACAAGGAGCTTGACGCCGTCATCGACAGCATCAAGACCCAGACCGACGCCGCCAAGCGCGACGCCGACATCATCAAGGTGCTGGAAGGCCACGCCAAGGACTTCGGTCACATCCCCCTGCATGACCAGGTCATTCCCTGGGCCATGCGCAAGAACGTCACCGTCATCCATCGCGCCGACAACCGTCTGGTCGCCGATTGGGTCAAGGTCGACTGA
- a CDS encoding indolepyruvate ferredoxin oxidoreductase subunit alpha, whose protein sequence is MAERSFKKEVQQLRIGAGEEFRGEGILAVTKALLQSGVGYVAGYQGSPISHLMDVLADANEILQELGVHFEASASEATAAATLAASVMYPIRGAVTWKSTVGTNVASDALANLASGGVTGGALVIVGEDYGEGSSIMQERSHAFAMKSQIWLLDPRPNLESMVKAVEDGFSLSEASKTPVMLQLRIRGCHVHGRFIAKENKRPAFSLAQALESPARDTSRIVLPPASFLHEQEKIKDRWPAAIRYIKEHKLNEHFDGDQSDIGLILQGGLYNGVIRALQLLGLADHFGNSRIPLYVMNVTYPVIEDEVIDFCRDKRAVLLLEEGQPDYIEQNLHAVLRKAGIATQLSGKDVLPMAGEYTTQVMREGLREFLRRNRPESLQTHPAVAADAAAVSAAQPEIVEIARARPARPVEQPITFHKHVEGLAAVVPPRPAGFCTGCPERPIFSALTLAQETLGQHHISCDIGCHLFSILPPFNLGATTMGYGLGASSAAAFNVPAAKRPISIMGDGGFWHNGLSSGIGNAVFNKYDGVIVIVDNYYASATGGQDILSSRAENPDRSTNNPIDRAVRGVGVQWVRTLDRTYDVAKVRATIEEALTTDVKGPKVIIAQSECMLNKQRRIKPLFNKAVKEGKRAVKERFGVDPDVCTGDHACIRLSGCPSLTVKDSGDPLKEDPVAHVESSCVGCGNCGEVAHAAVLCPSFYRADIVHNPTGGDRFLARVRGAVIGFLQRRRAARLAQLAL, encoded by the coding sequence ATGGCTGAAAGGTCCTTCAAAAAAGAAGTCCAGCAATTGCGCATCGGCGCGGGCGAAGAGTTCCGCGGCGAAGGCATCCTCGCGGTCACCAAGGCCCTGCTGCAGTCCGGCGTGGGCTATGTGGCCGGCTACCAGGGTTCGCCCATCTCGCACCTGATGGACGTGCTGGCCGACGCCAACGAGATCCTGCAGGAACTCGGCGTGCACTTCGAGGCCAGCGCCTCGGAAGCCACCGCCGCCGCCACGCTGGCGGCCTCGGTCATGTATCCGATCCGTGGCGCCGTCACCTGGAAATCCACGGTCGGCACCAACGTCGCCTCGGACGCGCTGGCCAACCTGGCATCCGGCGGCGTCACCGGCGGCGCGCTGGTGATCGTGGGCGAGGACTACGGCGAAGGCTCGTCCATCATGCAGGAACGCTCGCACGCGTTCGCCATGAAATCGCAGATCTGGCTGCTGGACCCGCGCCCCAATCTCGAAAGCATGGTCAAGGCGGTGGAAGACGGCTTTTCGCTGTCCGAGGCCAGCAAGACGCCGGTGATGCTGCAATTGCGCATTCGCGGCTGCCATGTGCATGGCCGCTTCATCGCCAAGGAAAACAAGCGTCCCGCCTTCAGCCTGGCGCAGGCGCTGGAAAGCCCGGCGCGCGACACCAGCCGCATCGTGCTGCCGCCCGCGTCCTTCCTGCACGAGCAGGAAAAGATCAAGGACCGCTGGCCCGCCGCCATCCGCTATATCAAGGAACACAAGCTCAACGAGCATTTCGACGGCGACCAGTCCGACATCGGCCTGATCCTGCAGGGCGGCCTGTACAACGGCGTCATCCGCGCGTTGCAGCTGCTGGGCCTGGCCGACCACTTCGGCAACAGCCGCATCCCGCTGTACGTCATGAACGTGACCTACCCCGTCATCGAGGACGAGGTCATCGACTTCTGCCGCGACAAGCGCGCCGTGCTGCTGCTCGAGGAAGGCCAGCCCGACTACATCGAGCAGAACCTGCACGCGGTGCTGCGCAAGGCCGGCATCGCCACGCAGCTCTCGGGCAAGGACGTGCTGCCCATGGCCGGCGAGTACACCACCCAGGTCATGCGCGAGGGCCTGCGCGAATTCCTGCGCCGCAACCGACCCGAATCGCTGCAGACGCATCCGGCCGTGGCCGCCGACGCAGCCGCCGTCAGCGCCGCCCAGCCCGAGATCGTCGAGATCGCGCGCGCGCGGCCCGCCAGGCCCGTCGAGCAGCCCATCACCTTCCACAAGCATGTCGAGGGGCTGGCGGCGGTGGTGCCGCCGCGCCCGGCCGGCTTCTGTACCGGCTGCCCCGAGCGCCCGATCTTCTCGGCGCTGACGCTGGCGCAGGAAACGCTGGGCCAGCACCATATTTCCTGCGACATCGGCTGCCACCTGTTCTCGATCCTGCCGCCCTTCAACCTGGGCGCCACCACCATGGGCTACGGCCTGGGCGCGTCCAGCGCGGCGGCCTTCAACGTGCCGGCGGCCAAGCGCCCGATCTCCATCATGGGCGACGGCGGCTTCTGGCACAACGGCCTGTCCTCGGGCATCGGCAACGCCGTGTTCAACAAGTACGACGGCGTCATCGTCATCGTCGACAACTACTACGCGTCGGCAACCGGCGGCCAGGACATCCTGTCCTCGCGCGCCGAGAACCCCGACCGCTCCACCAACAACCCCATCGACCGCGCCGTGCGCGGCGTGGGCGTGCAATGGGTGCGCACGCTGGATCGCACCTACGACGTGGCCAAGGTGCGCGCCACCATCGAGGAAGCGCTCACCACCGACGTCAAGGGCCCCAAGGTCATCATCGCGCAGTCCGAGTGCATGCTGAACAAGCAGCGCCGCATCAAGCCGCTGTTCAACAAGGCGGTCAAGGAAGGCAAGCGCGCGGTCAAGGAACGCTTCGGCGTCGACCCCGACGTCTGCACCGGCGACCACGCCTGTATCCGGCTGTCCGGCTGCCCCTCGCTGACCGTCAAGGACAGTGGCGATCCGCTAAAGGAAGACCCGGTCGCGCATGTGGAAAGCAGCTGCGTGGGCTGCGGCAACTGCGGTGAAGTGGCCCATGCCGCCGTGCTGTGCCCCTCGTTCTATCGCGCCGACATCGTCCACAACCCCACCGGCGGCGACAGGTTCTTGGCCCGCGTGCGCGGGGCGGTGATCGGTTTCCTGCAGCGCCGCCGCGCGGCGCGCCTGGCGCAACTCGCACTCTGA
- a CDS encoding ABC transporter permease, translating into MRAVLKRWWDSDLAWAWRRAPVAIAATILLALLLIGSFGAGWVAPHNPFDLTKVELLDALLPPAWQANGQPTYLLGTDSQGRDLYSAILYGTRVSLLIGLAAVALSMVIGIVLGLVSGYAGGRIDAFIMRVADVQLSFPAILIALLIDGVARAAVPRELHEVIAFPVLVGAIALAGWPQYARTVRGSTLVEKNREYVQAARVIGVASPVIMFRHVLPNVLGPVLVLATVHLATAIITEATLSFLGVGVPPTSPSLGTLIRIGNDFLFSGEWWIVIFPGLALVLLVLSVNLLGDWLRDALNPRLN; encoded by the coding sequence ATGCGCGCCGTACTCAAACGCTGGTGGGACAGCGACCTGGCCTGGGCCTGGCGCCGCGCCCCGGTCGCCATCGCCGCCACCATCCTGCTGGCGCTGCTGCTGATCGGTTCCTTTGGCGCCGGCTGGGTGGCGCCGCACAATCCCTTCGACCTGACCAAGGTGGAACTGCTGGACGCGCTGCTGCCGCCGGCATGGCAGGCCAATGGCCAGCCGACCTACCTGCTGGGCACCGACAGCCAGGGCCGCGACCTGTACTCGGCCATTCTGTACGGCACGCGGGTGTCCCTGCTGATCGGCCTGGCCGCGGTGGCGCTGTCCATGGTCATCGGCATCGTGCTGGGCCTGGTCTCGGGCTACGCGGGCGGGCGCATCGACGCCTTCATCATGCGCGTGGCCGACGTGCAGCTGTCGTTCCCGGCCATCCTGATCGCGCTGCTGATCGACGGCGTGGCGCGCGCCGCAGTGCCGCGCGAGCTGCACGAGGTGATCGCCTTCCCGGTGCTGGTCGGCGCGATCGCGCTTGCCGGCTGGCCGCAGTACGCCCGCACGGTGCGCGGCTCCACCCTGGTGGAGAAGAACCGCGAATACGTGCAGGCCGCGCGCGTGATCGGCGTGGCCTCGCCCGTCATCATGTTCCGCCACGTGCTGCCCAATGTGCTGGGACCGGTGCTGGTGCTGGCCACGGTGCACCTGGCCACCGCCATCATCACCGAGGCGACGCTGTCGTTCCTGGGCGTGGGCGTGCCGCCGACGTCGCCGTCGCTGGGCACGTTGATCCGCATCGGCAACGATTTCCTGTTCTCCGGCGAATGGTGGATCGTCATCTTCCCCGGACTGGCGCTGGTGCTGTTGGTGCTGTCGGTCAACCTCCTGGGTGACTGGCTGCGCGACGCGCTCAACCCGCGACTGAATTGA
- a CDS encoding ABC transporter permease gives MFAFILRRLLQAVAVMLTVALLAFVLFQYVGDPVTIMLGQDATDAERVELRERLGLNEPAVVQFGHFVANAAQGNFGISLRQSEPVSSLLKSRLPATLELSLVAAVLALVVGVPLGVYTALKRNSMLSQLLLAGSLLGVSLPTFLIGILLILVFSVQLGWLPSYGRGETVSLGWWSSGLFTADGWKHLILPSITLSLFQMTLVLRLVRSEMLEVLRSDYIKFARARGLKRRAIHFGHALKNTMVPVITITGLQLGGIIAFAIVTETVFQWPGMGLLFIQAVQFADVPVMAAYLCLIALVFVVINLIVDLLYFVVDPRLRAGMTRAGGAH, from the coding sequence ATGTTCGCTTTCATACTCCGCCGCCTGCTGCAGGCTGTGGCGGTGATGCTCACCGTCGCGCTGCTGGCATTCGTGCTATTTCAATACGTCGGCGATCCCGTCACCATCATGCTGGGCCAGGACGCCACCGACGCCGAACGCGTCGAGCTGCGTGAGCGCCTGGGCCTGAACGAGCCCGCCGTCGTCCAGTTCGGCCACTTCGTCGCCAACGCCGCGCAGGGCAATTTCGGCATCTCCCTGCGCCAGAGCGAACCCGTTTCCTCGCTGCTGAAGTCGCGCCTGCCGGCCACGCTGGAACTGTCGCTGGTCGCGGCGGTGCTGGCGCTGGTGGTCGGCGTGCCGCTGGGCGTGTATACCGCGCTCAAGCGCAACAGCATGCTGTCGCAGCTGCTGCTGGCCGGCTCGCTGCTGGGCGTGTCGCTGCCTACTTTCCTCATCGGCATCCTGCTGATCCTGGTGTTCTCGGTGCAGCTGGGCTGGCTGCCCAGCTACGGACGCGGCGAGACCGTCAGCCTGGGCTGGTGGTCGTCGGGCCTGTTCACGGCCGATGGCTGGAAGCACCTGATCCTGCCGTCGATCACGCTGTCGCTGTTCCAGATGACGCTGGTGCTGCGCCTGGTGCGCTCGGAAATGCTGGAAGTGCTGCGCTCGGACTACATCAAGTTCGCCCGTGCGCGCGGGCTCAAGCGCCGCGCCATCCACTTCGGCCACGCGCTCAAGAACACGATGGTGCCCGTCATCACCATCACCGGCCTGCAGCTGGGCGGCATCATCGCCTTCGCCATCGTCACGGAAACCGTGTTCCAGTGGCCGGGCATGGGCCTGCTGTTCATCCAGGCCGTGCAATTCGCCGACGTGCCGGTCATGGCCGCCTATCTGTGCCTGATCGCGCTGGTCTTCGTGGTGATCAACCTGATCGTCGATCTTCTGTATTTCGTCGTGGACCCGCGCCTGCGCGCCGGGATGACCCGCGCCGGGGGGGCTCACTGA
- a CDS encoding MarR family winged helix-turn-helix transcriptional regulator, protein MAWQKQKSIQAGAGGGRFVDGYLAYLLAQASQRISAEFHLQVRAAGLSVTEWRVLASLEGSAGETIGTLAVLAITKQPTLSKVVQRMEADGLVERTGVRADRRQTRVCITTKGRNLIAGLCEQALQHQKAVLAPFGEERATLLIEMLEVLMTEHVPLEMATAETDED, encoded by the coding sequence ATGGCGTGGCAGAAGCAGAAGAGCATTCAGGCCGGCGCCGGCGGCGGGCGTTTCGTCGACGGTTATCTGGCCTATCTGCTGGCGCAGGCCAGCCAGCGCATTTCCGCCGAGTTTCATCTGCAGGTGCGCGCGGCCGGCCTGTCGGTCACGGAATGGCGGGTGCTGGCCAGCCTGGAAGGCAGCGCCGGCGAGACCATCGGCACGCTGGCCGTGCTGGCCATCACCAAGCAGCCCACGCTGAGCAAGGTGGTGCAACGGATGGAGGCTGATGGCCTGGTCGAGCGCACCGGCGTGCGCGCCGACCGGCGCCAGACGCGCGTGTGCATCACCACCAAGGGCCGCAATCTGATCGCGGGCCTGTGCGAACAGGCCTTGCAGCATCAGAAGGCCGTGCTGGCGCCGTTCGGCGAAGAACGGGCGACGTTGCTGATAGAGATGCTGGAAGTGTTGATGACCGAGCACGTGCCGCTGGAGATGGCGACGGCCGAAACGGACGAGGATTGA
- a CDS encoding indolepyruvate oxidoreductase subunit beta family protein has protein sequence MDSSINTSAAPRAASPIKIAVLAMGGQGGGVLADWIVDMAEHAGWWAQTTSVPGVAQRTGATIYYLELLPEADVERAGRAPALALMPTPGDVDLVVAAELMEGGRAIQRGLVTPDRSVLITSSHRSYAVSEKSAPGNGIADPNKVLEAGRAAAKRFMCFDLQDLADRAGSVISASLFGAVAGSGALPFSRDDFEATVRRAGLGVDASLRAFALGFDAAAQAPEQPAPIDLSRPVPAAPEQAASARTQPLLDMIRRDFPACAQPMLTAGVRRQLEFQDLAYAREYLERMKALRDLDARHGGEARQWELTCAAARYLATAMAYDDVIRVADLKTRATRFERVRQEVGARPDQLVYTTEFMHPRLEEICGTLPAGLGRWLENSKAFGGFVERRLGKGRRMRSGTLSGFLMLYALAGMRRFRRATLRHQIEKAGLEQWLDLVARLAPQDYALAVETVNCRRLVKGYSDTHVRGGGKYRQLLAAAEKLAGRPDAAASLRALRETALANEKCGPMERQLADQLAA, from the coding sequence ATGGACAGCAGCATCAACACTTCCGCCGCCCCGCGCGCCGCCTCGCCGATCAAGATCGCCGTCCTGGCCATGGGCGGCCAGGGCGGCGGCGTGCTCGCCGACTGGATCGTCGACATGGCCGAGCACGCCGGCTGGTGGGCGCAGACCACCTCGGTGCCGGGCGTGGCCCAGCGCACCGGCGCCACCATCTATTACCTGGAACTGCTGCCCGAGGCCGACGTCGAACGCGCCGGCCGCGCGCCCGCGCTGGCGCTGATGCCCACGCCGGGCGACGTGGACCTGGTGGTGGCGGCCGAACTGATGGAAGGCGGCCGCGCCATCCAGCGCGGCCTGGTCACGCCCGACCGCAGCGTGCTGATCACGTCCTCGCACCGCAGCTACGCGGTCAGCGAGAAATCCGCGCCCGGCAACGGCATCGCCGATCCGAACAAGGTGCTGGAGGCCGGCCGCGCCGCCGCCAAGCGCTTCATGTGCTTCGACCTGCAGGACCTGGCCGACCGCGCCGGCAGCGTCATCAGCGCCAGCCTGTTCGGCGCGGTCGCCGGCAGCGGCGCCTTGCCCTTCTCGCGCGATGATTTCGAGGCCACCGTGCGCCGCGCCGGCCTGGGCGTGGACGCCAGCCTGCGCGCCTTCGCGCTGGGCTTCGACGCCGCCGCCCAGGCGCCCGAGCAGCCCGCGCCCATCGACCTGTCGCGTCCCGTGCCGGCCGCGCCGGAACAGGCCGCCAGCGCGCGCACCCAGCCGCTGCTGGACATGATCCGGCGCGACTTTCCCGCCTGTGCCCAGCCCATGCTGACGGCCGGCGTGCGCCGTCAGCTCGAGTTCCAGGACCTGGCCTATGCCCGCGAATACCTGGAGCGCATGAAGGCGCTGCGCGACCTGGACGCGCGCCACGGCGGCGAGGCGCGGCAATGGGAACTGACCTGCGCCGCCGCTCGCTACCTGGCGACCGCCATGGCCTACGACGACGTGATCCGCGTGGCCGACCTGAAGACCCGCGCCACGCGCTTCGAGCGCGTGCGCCAGGAAGTCGGCGCGCGCCCGGACCAGCTGGTCTACACCACCGAATTCATGCACCCGCGCCTGGAGGAAATCTGCGGCACCCTGCCCGCCGGGCTGGGCCGCTGGCTGGAAAACTCCAAGGCCTTCGGCGGCTTCGTCGAGCGCCGCCTGGGCAAGGGCCGCCGCATGCGCAGCGGCACGCTGAGCGGCTTCCTGATGCTGTACGCGCTGGCCGGCATGCGACGCTTCCGCCGCGCCACGCTGCGCCACCAGATCGAGAAGGCCGGCCTGGAGCAATGGCTGGATCTGGTCGCGCGGCTCGCGCCGCAGGACTATGCGCTGGCCGTGGAAACGGTCAACTGCCGTCGCCTGGTGAAGGGCTACAGCGACACCCACGTGCGCGGCGGCGGCAAATACCGCCAGCTGCTCGCGGCCGCCGAGAAACTGGCCGGCCGCCCCGACGCGGCCGCCAGCCTGCGCGCGCTGCGCGAAACGGCCCTGGCCAACGAGAAATGCGGCCCCATGGAACGCCAGCTGGCCGACCAGCTGGCGGCCTGA
- a CDS encoding PDR/VanB family oxidoreductase encodes MQTLKLIVREVRQESPLIRSFRLAREDGGALPAFGPGAHLKISVPGLREPRSYSLVQLTPDAGCFAAPGEYRLGVRLEEDSQGGSRHMHALVEGDTLAAEGPRNDFPLHEAPAGDDPVLLIAGGIGITPVASMAAALRAAGRAFHLHYCGRSKDQLAFVPELQALAGDSLSLHGDDDPASRFDLQALLDAASPRQHLYVCGPKGLIDAVIAGAKARHWPDAHVHFELFATAAPQAGDQPFEVELRQSGRVLTIPADKTIVDVMEEEGCDPMYDCKRGECGVCQATVLEGEPDHRDYYLSDTEKASGKVIQICISRAKSARLVLDL; translated from the coding sequence GTGCAAACCCTGAAACTCATCGTCCGCGAAGTCCGGCAGGAATCGCCGCTGATCCGTTCCTTCCGCCTGGCGCGCGAGGACGGCGGCGCGCTGCCCGCCTTCGGTCCGGGCGCGCACCTGAAGATCTCCGTCCCCGGCCTGCGCGAGCCGCGCAGCTATTCGCTGGTGCAGCTGACGCCGGACGCCGGCTGTTTCGCCGCGCCCGGCGAATACCGCCTGGGCGTGCGCCTGGAGGAAGACAGCCAGGGCGGCTCGCGCCACATGCACGCGCTGGTCGAGGGCGACACGCTGGCCGCCGAGGGCCCGCGCAACGACTTTCCGCTGCACGAAGCGCCGGCCGGCGACGATCCGGTGCTGCTGATCGCCGGCGGCATCGGCATCACGCCGGTGGCCTCGATGGCCGCCGCGCTGCGGGCCGCCGGCCGCGCCTTCCACCTGCATTACTGCGGCCGCAGCAAGGACCAGCTGGCCTTCGTGCCCGAGCTGCAGGCGCTGGCCGGCGACAGCCTGTCGCTGCACGGCGACGACGATCCCGCCAGCCGCTTCGACCTGCAGGCGCTGCTGGACGCCGCCTCGCCGCGCCAGCACCTGTACGTCTGCGGCCCCAAGGGGCTGATCGACGCCGTCATCGCCGGCGCCAAGGCCCGCCACTGGCCCGACGCCCACGTGCATTTCGAGCTGTTCGCCACGGCCGCGCCGCAGGCGGGCGACCAGCCCTTCGAGGTCGAGCTGCGCCAGTCCGGCCGCGTGCTGACCATTCCCGCCGACAAGACCATCGTCGACGTCATGGAAGAGGAAGGCTGCGATCCCATGTACGACTGCAAGCGCGGCGAGTGCGGCGTCTGCCAGGCCACCGTGCTGGAAGGCGAGCCCGACCACCGCGACTACTACCTCTCGGACACCGAGAAGGCCAGCGGCAAGGTCATCCAGATCTGCATCTCGCGCGCCAAGTCCGCGCGCCTGGTGCTGGATCTCTAG
- a CDS encoding aromatic ring-hydroxylating dioxygenase subunit alpha, which produces MAKYRDNPDAIRALLRETEVHRDLFIDQELFELEMERLYANTWVYVGHDSQVPNPGDYITTTVGNQPVVMVRHGDRSVRVLHNRCPHKGTMVAGEACGNTGKFFRCPYHAWTFKTDGSLLSIPLKKGYENTGLEQCEASQGMAAVKDVRNHRGFVFCRLNPEGQSFEDFFGESLTTLDNMADRSPEGRLEVAGGVMRYMHRCNWKMLVDNQTDTCHPMVAHESSAGTAVKVWEQAPAGTPKPMAVELFAPFISPYEFFENMGIRVWENGHGHTGVADSIHAAYSGVPGYWEAMTAAYGEERAKQILGDVRHNTVYFPNIMVKGPIQTLRVFKPIAADRTLVESWTFRLVGAPDLLLERTLMYNRLINAPTSVVGHDDLEMYERAQDGLQSRAREWVNVGRLYSPDELGRKNVVTNGTNEWQMRNQYRAWGRYMTGQEA; this is translated from the coding sequence ATGGCCAAATACCGCGACAACCCCGACGCCATCCGCGCCCTGCTGCGCGAGACCGAGGTGCACCGTGACCTGTTCATCGACCAGGAGCTGTTCGAACTGGAGATGGAACGGCTGTATGCCAACACCTGGGTCTATGTCGGCCACGACAGCCAGGTGCCCAATCCCGGCGACTACATCACCACCACCGTCGGCAATCAGCCCGTGGTCATGGTGCGCCACGGCGATCGCTCGGTGCGGGTGCTGCACAACCGCTGCCCGCACAAGGGCACCATGGTGGCCGGCGAGGCCTGCGGCAATACCGGCAAGTTCTTCCGCTGCCCCTATCACGCCTGGACCTTCAAGACCGACGGCAGCCTGCTGTCCATCCCGCTGAAGAAAGGCTACGAGAACACCGGCCTGGAGCAGTGCGAGGCCAGCCAGGGCATGGCCGCCGTCAAAGACGTGCGCAACCACCGAGGCTTCGTGTTCTGCCGCCTGAATCCCGAGGGTCAGTCCTTCGAGGACTTCTTCGGCGAATCGCTGACCACGCTGGACAACATGGCCGACCGCTCGCCCGAGGGCCGGCTGGAGGTCGCCGGCGGCGTGATGCGCTACATGCACCGCTGCAACTGGAAGATGCTGGTCGACAACCAGACGGACACCTGTCACCCCATGGTCGCGCACGAGTCCTCGGCCGGCACCGCCGTCAAGGTCTGGGAGCAGGCGCCCGCCGGCACGCCCAAGCCCATGGCGGTGGAGTTGTTCGCGCCCTTCATCTCGCCCTATGAGTTCTTCGAGAACATGGGCATCCGCGTATGGGAAAACGGCCACGGCCACACCGGCGTGGCCGACTCGATCCACGCCGCCTACTCCGGCGTGCCCGGCTACTGGGAAGCCATGACGGCGGCCTATGGCGAGGAACGCGCCAAGCAGATCCTGGGCGATGTGCGCCACAACACCGTCTATTTCCCCAACATCATGGTGAAGGGCCCGATCCAGACGCTGCGCGTCTTCAAGCCCATCGCCGCCGACCGCACGCTGGTCGAGTCCTGGACCTTCCGCCTGGTCGGCGCGCCCGACCTGCTGCTGGAACGCACGCTGATGTACAACCGGCTCATCAACGCGCCCACCTCCGTGGTCGGACACGATGACCTGGAAATGTACGAGCGCGCCCAGGACGGGCTGCAATCGCGCGCCCGCGAATGGGTCAACGTCGGTCGCCTCTACTCGCCCGACGAACTGGGCCGGAAAAACGTCGTCACCAACGGCACCAACGAATGGCAGATGCGCAACCAGTACCGCGCATGGGGCCGCTACATGACCGGACAGGAGGCTTGA